A single window of Nicotiana sylvestris chromosome 3, ASM39365v2, whole genome shotgun sequence DNA harbors:
- the LOC138887279 gene encoding uncharacterized protein, protein MIKKGKTTIIGERDLILERKRRGDSSGSIKNQEEQYFGARIKRRSRSTSNLFPLDPKIEITLHRARKELEVRYKTERELDILVQPQPTMMAGLSHEDSQRHIQNFLEITDTYNYPNVSKDYVRLLLFPFSLLGEAKEWLQKELANSIYTWDYLAKKFLIKFFPTKKTKSLRSQILGFQQRNGETIHQAWERYKKLLRDCPHHCQTDEVLGHTFVGGLDETSKMNLDSACGGSCMARPYNEIQLLLNNFTANDYNWQGEEEPRRAMKQKAARVLELDDFSAMRVDIAKLANQMNRMTMNYTQQMQYVQQMSIYCEMCGDNHTSDMCPTNPESIYYVGQQSRGPMNQQAQYGNTYNPDWRNHPNFSWGGNQSNQNQYRSQGNFNQPQRPPQQVEESTNDLSKKLLHDNQQLRTDFRNLERQMGQLAANQNTRPTDALPSDTKKNPQVSSITVRTGRELGEVPKKRKEKLIPEGELIPKATQEAKKDDTVSAPVNVLRPPPHFPQRLQKKNDDRMFNKFLSMLSNVGVGHALCYLGASINLMPLSLYKNLGLGAPKPTTVMLQLADRAIAYPERVIENVLLKIGKFIFPADFIILDFEVDEKVPIILGRLLLATGDAITKEELSIISVMEMDELLIAPSVYLKDSLEKAIVLFESLEINDEVEEMKHILNASCEYMKRLIPFKPLNGPNSPPPKPSIEESPKWN, encoded by the exons ATGATTAAAAAGGGTAAAACAACCATTATTGGGGAGAGAGACCTGATTTtagagagaaaaagaagaggagatTCATCTGGAAGCATCAAAAATCAAGAGGAACAATACtttggagcaaggattaaaaga aggagtagaagcacaagcAATCTCTTCCCTCTTGATCCTAAAATTGAAATAACACTTCATAGAGCGAGGAAGGAGTTGGAAGTTAGATacaaaacagaaagagagttggacattttagttcaaccacagccaacaATGATGGCAG GCCTATCTCATGAAGACTcgcagaggcacattcagaattttttggaaatcacggatacttacaactatccaaatgtttccaaggactatgtcaggctgctcttgtttcctttttcattgttgGGGGAAGCTAAAGAATGGTTGCAGAAGGAGCTTGCTAATTCAATCTATACTTGGGATTatttagcaaagaaattcttaatcaagtttttccccactaaaaagacaaagtctttgcgaagccagattcttgggtttcaacaacggaATGGTGAGACTATTcatcaagcttgggaaagatacaagaaactacttcGAGACTGTCcacatcattgtcaaactgatgaggtattgggccatacttttgttggtggattagatgagacttcaaagatgaatcttgattcagcttgtggaggtagttgcatggcgagaCCATATAATGAAATACAACTTTTGCTAAACAACTTTACTGCTAATGATTATAATTGGCAAGGTGAGGAagaaccaaggagagcaatgaaacagaaagcagcaAGGGTACTTGAACTTGATGATTTTTCCGCCATGAGAGTAGAtatagcaaaattggcaaatcaaatgaaTAGAATGACAATGAACTATACACAACAAATGCAATATGTTCAACAAATGTCGATTTATTGTGAAATGTGTGGTGACAATCACACGAGTGACATGTGCCCCacgaatcctgaatctatttattatgtgggaCAACAAAGCAGAGGTCCGATGAATCAACaggcacaatatgggaacacttacaatccagattggaggaatcatcctaatttctcctggggtggaaatcaatcaaatcaaaatcaatatagatcccaaggaaattttaatcaacctcaaagGCCACCCCAGCAAGTagaagaaagtacaaatgatttgtcgaagaaattgttgcatgacaatcaacaactcagaactgatttcagaaatcttgaaagacaaatgGGACAGCTAGCTGCAAATCAAAACACTAGGCCTACAGAtgctcttccaagtgatacaAAGAAAAATCCGCAAGTTAGTTCAATTACAGTTAGAACTGGAAGGGAATTAGGagaagttccaaagaagagaaaagaaaagcttatacctgagggtgaattgattcccaaagcaacacagGAAGCAAAGAAAGATGATACTGTTTCAGCACCCGTGAATGTTCTAAGGCCACCACCACATTttccacaaagattgcagaaaaagaatgatgatcgcatgttcaacaaatttctctctatgttga gTAATGTTGGtgtaggccatgcactttgtTATTTGGGAGcgagcataaatttgatgccactGTCTTTGTACAAAAATTTGGGTTTgggagctccaaaacccaccacgGTGATGTTACAACTAGCAGACAGGGCCATAGCTTACCCGGAAAGGGTGATTGAAAATGTGCtgctgaaaattgggaaatttattttcccggctgatttcattatcttggattttgaagtagatgaaaaagttcctattatattgggaagacttctcttggctacaggtgatgctataaCTAAA GAAGAGTTGTCTATAATATCTGTCATGGAGATGGATGAGCTACTTATTGCCCCAAGTGTATATTTGAAGGATTCTTTAGAGAAAGCAATCGTGTTGTTTGAgagtttggagattaatgatgaggttgaagAGATGAAGCATATTTTGAATGCATCATGTGAATATATGAAACGTTTAATTCCCTTTAAACCTTTGAACGGGCCAAATAGTCCTCCTCCGAAGCCATCAATTGAAGAATCTCCAAAATGGAActaa
- the LOC138887280 gene encoding uncharacterized protein: MEENKKVLLILGRPFLAMGRNILDIHDRKLILRVGDKTVTFETNMEKGVKQEKPATSVKWKESKVNAITEAKDLQELTINELVGNLNTYEMKRKIDSERREPKKEKNLVLKAESNDSSEEDSDMAYITKRFKKMVRRNVGILKRGNSSKPKNFDLCYKCGNPGHFIKDCPFLKQEHSKYNLEKVSKRNPVPDKHFKRKRSADNVVKQALAAWGDSSSESEDETDASDNSMMAVESEKNEYDSIFALMSQLDDDEDNENNEVNFKYVQRNMKFYSPKKLMSLASVLIDAYHSLVEDKYALTLELGEAEQTRDDLVVYVVDLKETFCELEKEKIVLTEKIANIQHERDDFVVVAIDYNKTIENFSKEKEALVKRVTDIKEEKDDLLVVIADLRETIEGLRTDLYVETEKNKHLQTELERVKNDLEKSIKWTWSSEAITAMYVNNGGNGQGIGFQREKIPYNPHSKYVTILDNWLCTHCGNNEHFKENYQARGTVNGSSQQWFMDSGCSKKGVYPLAMGKRGAFLELENLGNHSLTLLRMCTMLMKVCDVCARGKHVKSSFKPKKDISNSQPLDLLHMDLCGPMRVQNMGGKRYIFVIVDDYSRFTWTLFLRTKDEPFEVFVAIMKKIQVKMVSRVACIRSDHRTEFDNAKFDEFCNENGITTTSLPQV; the protein is encoded by the exons ATGGAGGAGAATAAGAAGGTCCTCCTCATCCTAGGAAGACCATTTTTAGCAATGGGTAGAAATATACTGGATATTCATGATAGAAAACTCATTCTTAGAGTGGGTGATAAGACCGTAACTTTTGAGACGAATATGGAAAAAGGGGTGAAACAAGAGAAGCCAGCTACAAGTGTTAAGTGGAAG gaaagcaaggtgaatgctattactgaagCAAAGGACCTGCAGGAGCTGACCATAAACGAGTTGGTTGGAAATTTGAATacctacgagatgaagaggaagatagacagtgaaagaagagaaccaaagaaagaaaaaaacctggtactcaaagctgaaagCAATGACTCGAGCGAGGAGGACAGTGACATGGCTTACATAACCAAAAGGTTtaagaagatggtcagaagaaatgtAGGAATACTAAAAAGGGGCAACTCCAGCAAACCAAAGAACTTTGATCTATGCTACAAGTGTGGAAATCCAGGGCACTTCATCAAAGATTGTCCTTTCCTGAAGCAAGAACACTCCAAGTACAACCTTGAGAAAGTATCcaagaggaacccggttcctgaCAAGCACTTCAAAAGGAAGAGGTCCGCTGACAATGTGGTGAAACaggctcttgcagcatggggagattcctctagtgagtctgaagatgaaacAGATGCAAGTGACAactccatgatggcagttgaaagtGAGAAAAATGAATATGATTCAATATTTGCTTTGATGTCCCAATTAGATGACGATGAAGACAATGAAAACAATGAGGTAAATTTCAAGTATGTTCAGAGAAATATGAAATTCTactctcctaagaaactcatgtctttagctagtgtattgattgatgcctatcatagtcttgtggaggataaGTATGCCTTGACCTTAGAGctaggagaagctgaacaaactagagatgatctggtggtGTATGTAGTTGATCTAAAGGAAACTTTTTGTGAGTTGGAGAAAGAAAAAATTGTTTTAACCGAAAAAATTGCTAACATACAACATGAAAGAGATGACTTTGTGGTTGTAGCTATTGACTATAATAAAACCATTGAGAACTTCAGTAAAGAAAAAGAGGCTTTAGTGAAGAGAGTGACTGATATTAAGGAAGAAAAAGATGATCTCTTGGTAGTAATTGCAGACCTGAGGGAAACAATAGAGGGATTAAGAACTGA CTTGTATGTTGAAACTGAGAAAAACAAGCATCTCCAAACTGAactggaaagagtaaaaaatgatcttgaaaagtccataaagtggacctggtcctcagaagctaTCACTGCCATGTATGTTAATAATGGTGGAAACGGACAGGGaatagggttccaaagggagaaaatcCCTTACAACCCCCATAGCAAGTATGTTACTATATTAGATAACTGGctgtgtacccactgtgggaataACGAGCATTTCAAGGAAAATTATCAAGCTAGG ggaacagtgaacggaagcagtcaacaatggttcatggatagtggatgcTCAAAaaagggagtgtatcctttggcaatgggaaaaaggggtgcattcttggagttggaaaatttgggaaatcactcactcactctattgagaatgtgtactatgtTAATG AAAGTGTGTGATGTCTGTGCTAGAGGAAAGCATGTGAAGTCATCTTTTAAGCCTAAAAAGGATATCAGCAACTCACAACCACTCGATCTTCTTCATATGGATTTGTGTGGCCCAATGAGAGTGCAAAACAtgggaggaaaaagatacatctttgtgatagtggatgactactccagatttaCATGGACTCTATTTCTTAGAACAAAAGATGAACCCTTTGAGGTATTTGTGGCTATtatgaagaaaatccaggtgaagatggtGTCTAGAGTAGCATGTATCAGATCAGATCATagaacagaatttgacaatgctaAATTTGATGAGTTCTGTAATGAAAATGGCATTACCACAACTTCTTTACCCcaagtgtag